In Solanum lycopersicum chromosome 5, SLM_r2.1, the following are encoded in one genomic region:
- the LOC101261411 gene encoding uncharacterized protein isoform X4: MAKFIDERSDGLEILSIGKLYTGLWDKKYWSSSRGKDRYPYPIGYNALRTQNGVSYKMEIHEGLNGPLFTISSTDRQSCSGQTPDIAWESFQKKGCQIKLLHGKRHSSKIDGVEFFGFKNTFVQRLLRELVANTRGTPEQNFLSSISLRNETSEAVNQTELTVSKTDPSLLTHTEKPQSTGKRNMKGRTNNIKSTANTSLKKPRRQNKSSDIKGLNPVQQEYGDHPPSFSSSKRSCNSSEALQESETLQTINEREKVLVTIVESFDKDDHLKVDNLISRGGSKHLNTKTEVPLEEVVANTSGTPEQNFLSSISLRNETSEAVNQTEHRVSETDPNLLTHVENPQSAGKRNRIGRANNIKSAANSSLKKPRRQNKSSDIKDLNSSQPEYGEHLPPFSSSKGSCNSSEALQESETLQTINEREEVVVPVVESFYKDDHLIVDSLSSQGGRKHLNTKTEVPLQELLANISGVSEQNLLLSNSLGKETSEAVNQTEHRGSKTDQNLLTHMAKPPRAGKRNSKGRTNNIKSAANVSLKKPRRQNKSSNIKASHSGQQEYGEHLPPFSSSKGSCNSAEALQESENLQTIIEREKVLVPVVESFDKNDHLIVDSLSSQEGRKHLNCETEKPVEEYTEVQKDGKLVHFLNFLQFDRSKVLDGQVIENQMTAEKDGESPVENGTQRNNDANLWAPDTLDHQSEIVKDVAAAVSTNVPDSPIIGSRPESEMGTSSLEVNSQKSEPDSAGHEIANTMMTFLLPRALPLIRTYTRKKKNDTKSPVISIHNSQDENKKIGLYLDSTSVSELDKNSLLRQKKENASSPFRGCVPASTACSLAEAIVPDSFDNYESGYTPSQGLAQILQVAEVAKEDHSVQGLCTCRPEIVEPSKSDNLEEAACNGETGTERENDFLPRTHKFLQASRKEVSGSKSTGAIVTGSLTKIPLSGESMMQHVSLSESIICRDFRDDSVPESNTDIKAMHTSHFLQGSSSKQCQIEQSISTDEPHIEGRSLNFYTKERSTSTNGAPFYLASRSQDEEMDQMLDHIQTSKFLDSTATNSEGNLTKMLSRDQQSVRFTGHLLDKQNQKIIFSADTTEKKENNENANMEAQQDLKSESERSGVLKVIAGYAHPMPISSVLLRRQENDLYICVLCGQPLHEDRTIFMYKAPMEGEEKGCPSFIGQVSIRFQFSDGAFRGDIELDSAAVQLTPFGQSLVLFNSVIAPSCREGDIKCQCSLCALNIFEENAVKIMQIRNGYLSLITKLKTTLRVCCILVCPPDHLVAVEESGKLYVWVMNTNWSAETEKRCLLPPDCPPFSTMKLKRIPNSASLVLGYNGFGEFRLWDIKKCMLVSNFSAASTSVFQCLPVSLFRWQRKFTAPAGVTEEIINEITDVTKMSFLEKCDNRPFCLLEDKDVAIWVLISTAPDSNSSAYQSSDQQTDPDHWWRLALLVNNTMIMGNSLDPRATAIGYSAGHGIIGRSDGLVYTWELTTGKRLQTLHHFKDAAVSSIVSDNSSHRAVAIASDGGQLLVYLPC; this comes from the exons GGAAAAGACCGCTATCCTTATCCTATTGGATACAATGCTCTTAGGACTCAAAATGGAGTCTCTTACAAAATGGAAATTCATGAAGGCCTCAATGGGCCATTATTTACG ATTAGTTCTACAGATAGGCAATCATGTAGTGGGCAAACTCCAGATATTGCATGGGAGAGTTTCCAGAAAAAAGGATGTCAAATAAAATTGTTGCATGGAAAGAGACACTCCAGTAAGATTGATGGTGTGGAG TTTTTCGGGTTCAAGAACACGTTTGTTCAGAGGTTACTCAGGGAATTGGTGGCAAATACCCGTGGAACGCCAGAGCAGAATTTCTTGTCGTCTATCTCTCTTAGAAATGAGACATCTGAGGCAGTAAACCAAACTGAACTCACGGTATCAAAAACAGATCCTAGTTTGCTAACACACACGGAAAAACCACAAAGTACTGGGAAGAGAAATATGAAAGGTAGAACCAATAATATCAAGTCAACTGCCAATACAAGTCTCAAAAAACCTCGACGTCAGAATAAAAGCAGCGATATCAAAGGTTTGAATCCCGTCCAACAAGAATATGGTGATCATCCGCCTTCCTTCTCCTCAAGTAAAAGGTCTTGCAATAGTTCAGAAGCATTGCAAGAGTCAGAGACCTTGCAAACAATaaatgagagagaaaaagtGCTGGTTACAATTGTAGAATCTTTTGACAAAGATGATCATCTGAAAGTGGATAACCTTATTTCTCGAGGAGGGAGTAAGCATTTGAATACGAAGACTGAAGTACCATTAGAAGAAGTGGTGGCAAATACCAGTGGAACGCCAGAGCAGAATTTCTTGTCATCTATCTCTCTTAGGAATGAAACATCTGAGGCAGTAAACCAAACTGAACACAGGGTATCAGAAACAGATCCTAATCTGCTAACACATGTGGAAAACCCACAAAGTGCTGGGAAGAGAAATAGGATAGGTAGAGCCAATAATATCAAGTCAGCTGCCAATAGCAGTCTCAAAAAACCTCGACGACAGAATAAAAGTAGTGACATCAAAGATTTGAATTCCAGCCAACCGGAATATGGTGAACATCTGCCTCCCTTCTCCTCAAGTAAAGGATCTTGCAATAGTTCAGAAGCATTGCAAGAGTCAGAGACCTTGCAAACAATTAATGAGAGAGAAGAAGTTGTGGTTCCAGTTGTAGAATCTTTTTATAAAGATGATCATCTGATAGTAGATAGTCTTAGTTCTCAAGGAGGGAGGAAGCATTTGAATACCAAGACTGAAGTACCATTACAAGAATTGTTGGCAAATATCAGTGGAGTGTCAGAGCAGAATCTCTTGTTGTCTAACTCTCTTGGAAAGGAGACATCCGAGGCAGTAAATCAAACAGAACACAGGGGATCAAAAACAGATCAAAATCTGCTAACTCACATGGCAAAACCACCAAGAGCTGGGAAGAGAAATAGTAAAGGTAGAACCAATAATATCAAGTCAGCTGCCAATGTCAGTCTCAAAAAACCTCGACGTCAGAATAAAAGTAGCAATATCAAAGCTTCGCATTCCGGCCAACAGGAATATGGCGAACATCTGCCTCCCTTTTCCTCAAGCAAAGGGTCTTGCAATAGTGCAGAAGCATTGCAAGAGTCAGAGAATTTGCAAACTATAATTGAGAGAGAAAAAGTTCTGGTTCCAGTTGTAGAATCTTTTGACAAAAATGATCATCTAATAGTAGATAGTCTTAGTTCTCAAGAAGGGAGGAAGCATTTAAATTGTGAGACTGAAAAACCAGTAGAAGAATATACTGAAGTACAAAAAGATGGAAAGCTG GTACATTTTCTCAACTTCTTGCAGTTTGATAGGTCAAAAGTTCTGGATGGGCAGGTGATTGAGAACCAAATGACTGCAGAGAAGGATGGAGAATCACCGGTCGAGAATGGAACACAGAGAAATAATGATGCCAATCTTTGGGCACCTGATACTTTGGATCACCAATCAG AGATTGTGAAGGATGTTGCAGCTGCTGTTAGTACCAATGTTCCTGACTCTCCAATAATTGGTTCACGGCCAGAAAGTGAAATGGGTACATCTAGTTTGGAAGTGAATTCACAGAAAAGTGAGCCAGATTCTGCTGGACATGAAATAGCCAACACAATGATGACATTTCTGCTTCCTCGAGCACTTCCTTTGATTAGGACATAcactagaaagaaaaagaatgatacAAAATCACCAGTAATATCCATCCACAATTCTCAGGATGAAAATAAGAAGATTGGCCTCTATCTTGACTCCACATCTG TCAGTGAGCTTGACAAGAATTCACTGCTCAGacagaaaaaggaaaatgcCAGTTCTCCATTTCGAGGTTGTGTTCCAGCATCTACAGCTTGTTCCCTTGCAGAAGCTATTGTCCCTGATAGTTTTGATAATTATGAAAGTGGATATACTCCAAGTCAGGGGTTAGCTCAGATTCTACAAGTAGCTGAAGTTGCTAAAGAAGATCATAGTGTTCAAGGTTTATGTACCTGCAGACCTGAAATCGTGGAGCCATCAAAGAGTGATAATTTAGAAGAAGCAGCTTGCAATGGTGAAACAG GAACAGAAAGAGAAAATGACTTCTTACCAAGAACACATAAATTTCTTCAAGCATCAAGAAAGGAAGTTAGTGGAAGCAAAAGCACTGGAGCAATTGTCACTGGGAGCTTAACTAAGATTCCACTTTCTGGTGAATCAATGATGCAACATGTTTCTTTATCTGAAAGTATCATCTGCAGAGATTTCAGAGATGATTCTGTTCCAGAGTCAAATACGGACATAAAAGCAATGCACACCTCACATTTCTTACAAGGGAGCTCTTCTAAGCAGTGCCAAATAGAACAATCTATATCTACTGATGAACCCCATATTGAAGGACGGTCCCTTAACTTCTACACAAAAGAAAGATCCACTAGTACCAATGGTGCACCTTTTTACTTGGCCTCCAGATCACAAGATGAAGAAATGGATCAGATGTTAGACCATATTCAAACTTCAAAGTTTCTTGATTCAACTGCAACTAATTCTGAAGGCAACTTGACTAAAATGTTGTCCAGAGACCAACAATCTGTCAGGTTTACTGGTCATCTGTTAGATAAGCAAAACCAGAAGATAATTTTTTCTGCTGACACCACTGAGAAAAAGGAGAACAATGAGAATGCAAACATGGAAGCCCAGCAAGATTTAAAGTCTGAGAGTGAAAGAAGTGGTGTTCTCAAGGTTATTGCAGGCTATGCCCATCCCATGCCAATTTCATCAGTGCTATTAAGAAGACAAGAAAATGAtctatatatttgtgttttatGTGGTCAACCATTGCATGAGGATAGAACTATTTTCATGTACAAGGCCCCAATGGAAGGAGAAGAAAAGGGGTGCCCTTCTTTTATTGGTCAGGTTTCTATACGTTTCCAATTTTCAGATGGTGCCTTTCGTGGAGAT ATTGAACTGGACAGTGCTGCTGTGCAGTTGACACCATTTGGGCAATCACTTGTGTTGTTCAATAGTGTAATAGCCCCAAGCTGCAG GGAGGGTGATATAAAGTGCCAGTGCTCATTATGTGCTTTGAACATTTTCGAGGAAAATGCAGTAAAGATTATGCAAATTAGAAATGGTTATCTCTCTCTCATTACTAAACTGAAAACGACGCTAAGGGTCTGTTGTATATTGGTGTGTCCACCTGATCACCTAGTTGCTGTGGAAGAAAGTGGAAAGCTGTACGTATGGGTCATGAATACAAATTGGAG TGCGGAGACAGAAAAACGCTGTTTGCTGCCACCCGATTGCCCACCCTTTTCTACAATGAAATTGAAAAGAATACCAAATTCTGCTAGTTTGGTTCTTGGGTACAATGGTTTCGGGGAATTTAGACTATG GGATATAAAGAAGTGCATGCTTGTGTCAAACTTTTCTGCTGCCAGTACTTCTGTTTTCCAATGTCTTCCGGTCAGTCTTTTTAGATGGCAAAGAAAATTCACCGCTCCAGCGGGGGTCACTGAAGAGATTATTAACGAAATAACAGATGTCACAAAGATGTCTTTCTTGGAAAAGTGTGACAATCGACCCTTCTGCTTATTAGAGGATAAAGATGTGGCAATCTGGGTTCTCATTTCAACTGCTCCTGATTCAAATTCGTCTGCTTATCAATCTAGTGACCAGCAGACTGATCCAGATCATTGGTGGAGGCTCGCTCTATTGGTTAATAACACAATGATCATGGGAAATTCTCTAGATCCAAG GGCTACTGCAATTGGTTATTCAGCTGGTCATGGGATTATTGGGAGAAGTGATGGATTGGTCTATACATGGGAACTAACTACAGGGAAAAGGCTCCAAACTCTGCATCACTTCAAAG ATGCAGCTGTGTCATCCATTGTCTCCGATAATTCTAGTCATCGTGCAGTGGCCATAGCCAGCGATGGAGGTCAGTTGCTGGTATATTTGCCATGTTAA
- the LOC101261411 gene encoding uncharacterized protein isoform X1: MAKFIDERSDGLEILSIGKLYTGLWDKKYWSSSRGKDRYPYPIGYNALRTQNGVSYKMEIHEGLNGPLFTISSTDRQSCSGQTPDIAWESFQKKGCQIKLLHGKRHSSKIDGVEFFGFKNTFVQRLLRELVANTRGTPEQNFLSSISLRNETSEAVNQTELTVSKTDPSLLTHTEKPQSTGKRNMKGRTNNIKSTANTSLKKPRRQNKSSDIKGLNPVQQEYGDHPPSFSSSKRSCNSSEALQESETLQTINEREKVLVTIVESFDKDDHLKVDNLISRGGSKHLNTKTEVPLEEVVANTSGTPEQNFLSSISLRNETSEAVNQTEHRVSETDPNLLTHVENPQSAGKRNRIGRANNIKSAANSSLKKPRRQNKSSDIKDLNSSQPEYGEHLPPFSSSKGSCNSSEALQESETLQTINEREEVVVPVVESFYKDDHLIVDSLSSQGGRKHLNTKTEVPLQELLANISGVSEQNLLLSNSLGKETSEAVNQTEHRGSKTDQNLLTHMAKPPRAGKRNSKGRTNNIKSAANVSLKKPRRQNKSSNIKASHSGQQEYGEHLPPFSSSKGSCNSAEALQESENLQTIIEREKVLVPVVESFDKNDHLIVDSLSSQEGRKHLNCETEKPVEEYTEVQKDGKLVHFLNFLQFDRSKVLDGQVIENQMTAEKDGESPVENGTQRNNDANLWAPDTLDHQSDESFSLTAEIVKDVAAAVSTNVPDSPIIGSRPESEMGTSSLEVNSQKSEPDSAGHEIANTMMTFLLPRALPLIRTYTRKKKNDTKSPVISIHNSQDENKKIGLYLDSTSVSELDKNSLLRQKKENASSPFRGCVPASTACSLAEAIVPDSFDNYESGYTPSQGLAQILQVAEVAKEDHSVQGLCTCRPEIVEPSKSDNLEEAACNGETGTERENDFLPRTHKFLQASRKEVSGSKSTGAIVTGSLTKIPLSGESMMQHVSLSESIICRDFRDDSVPESNTDIKAMHTSHFLQGSSSKQCQIEQSISTDEPHIEGRSLNFYTKERSTSTNGAPFYLASRSQDEEMDQMLDHIQTSKFLDSTATNSEGNLTKMLSRDQQSVRFTGHLLDKQNQKIIFSADTTEKKENNENANMEAQQDLKSESERSGVLKVIAGYAHPMPISSVLLRRQENDLYICVLCGQPLHEDRTIFMYKAPMEGEEKGCPSFIGQVSIRFQFSDGAFRGDIELDSAAVQLTPFGQSLVLFNSVIAPSCREGDIKCQCSLCALNIFEENAVKIMQIRNGYLSLITKLKTTLRVCCILVCPPDHLVAVEESGKLYVWVMNTNWSAETEKRCLLPPDCPPFSTMKLKRIPNSASLVLGYNGFGEFRLWDIKKCMLVSNFSAASTSVFQCLPVSLFRWQRKFTAPAGVTEEIINEITDVTKMSFLEKCDNRPFCLLEDKDVAIWVLISTAPDSNSSAYQSSDQQTDPDHWWRLALLVNNTMIMGNSLDPRATAIGYSAGHGIIGRSDGLVYTWELTTGKRLQTLHHFKDAAVSSIVSDNSSHRAVAIASDGGQLLVYLPC; the protein is encoded by the exons GGAAAAGACCGCTATCCTTATCCTATTGGATACAATGCTCTTAGGACTCAAAATGGAGTCTCTTACAAAATGGAAATTCATGAAGGCCTCAATGGGCCATTATTTACG ATTAGTTCTACAGATAGGCAATCATGTAGTGGGCAAACTCCAGATATTGCATGGGAGAGTTTCCAGAAAAAAGGATGTCAAATAAAATTGTTGCATGGAAAGAGACACTCCAGTAAGATTGATGGTGTGGAG TTTTTCGGGTTCAAGAACACGTTTGTTCAGAGGTTACTCAGGGAATTGGTGGCAAATACCCGTGGAACGCCAGAGCAGAATTTCTTGTCGTCTATCTCTCTTAGAAATGAGACATCTGAGGCAGTAAACCAAACTGAACTCACGGTATCAAAAACAGATCCTAGTTTGCTAACACACACGGAAAAACCACAAAGTACTGGGAAGAGAAATATGAAAGGTAGAACCAATAATATCAAGTCAACTGCCAATACAAGTCTCAAAAAACCTCGACGTCAGAATAAAAGCAGCGATATCAAAGGTTTGAATCCCGTCCAACAAGAATATGGTGATCATCCGCCTTCCTTCTCCTCAAGTAAAAGGTCTTGCAATAGTTCAGAAGCATTGCAAGAGTCAGAGACCTTGCAAACAATaaatgagagagaaaaagtGCTGGTTACAATTGTAGAATCTTTTGACAAAGATGATCATCTGAAAGTGGATAACCTTATTTCTCGAGGAGGGAGTAAGCATTTGAATACGAAGACTGAAGTACCATTAGAAGAAGTGGTGGCAAATACCAGTGGAACGCCAGAGCAGAATTTCTTGTCATCTATCTCTCTTAGGAATGAAACATCTGAGGCAGTAAACCAAACTGAACACAGGGTATCAGAAACAGATCCTAATCTGCTAACACATGTGGAAAACCCACAAAGTGCTGGGAAGAGAAATAGGATAGGTAGAGCCAATAATATCAAGTCAGCTGCCAATAGCAGTCTCAAAAAACCTCGACGACAGAATAAAAGTAGTGACATCAAAGATTTGAATTCCAGCCAACCGGAATATGGTGAACATCTGCCTCCCTTCTCCTCAAGTAAAGGATCTTGCAATAGTTCAGAAGCATTGCAAGAGTCAGAGACCTTGCAAACAATTAATGAGAGAGAAGAAGTTGTGGTTCCAGTTGTAGAATCTTTTTATAAAGATGATCATCTGATAGTAGATAGTCTTAGTTCTCAAGGAGGGAGGAAGCATTTGAATACCAAGACTGAAGTACCATTACAAGAATTGTTGGCAAATATCAGTGGAGTGTCAGAGCAGAATCTCTTGTTGTCTAACTCTCTTGGAAAGGAGACATCCGAGGCAGTAAATCAAACAGAACACAGGGGATCAAAAACAGATCAAAATCTGCTAACTCACATGGCAAAACCACCAAGAGCTGGGAAGAGAAATAGTAAAGGTAGAACCAATAATATCAAGTCAGCTGCCAATGTCAGTCTCAAAAAACCTCGACGTCAGAATAAAAGTAGCAATATCAAAGCTTCGCATTCCGGCCAACAGGAATATGGCGAACATCTGCCTCCCTTTTCCTCAAGCAAAGGGTCTTGCAATAGTGCAGAAGCATTGCAAGAGTCAGAGAATTTGCAAACTATAATTGAGAGAGAAAAAGTTCTGGTTCCAGTTGTAGAATCTTTTGACAAAAATGATCATCTAATAGTAGATAGTCTTAGTTCTCAAGAAGGGAGGAAGCATTTAAATTGTGAGACTGAAAAACCAGTAGAAGAATATACTGAAGTACAAAAAGATGGAAAGCTG GTACATTTTCTCAACTTCTTGCAGTTTGATAGGTCAAAAGTTCTGGATGGGCAGGTGATTGAGAACCAAATGACTGCAGAGAAGGATGGAGAATCACCGGTCGAGAATGGAACACAGAGAAATAATGATGCCAATCTTTGGGCACCTGATACTTTGGATCACCAATCAG ATGAATCTTTTAGTCTCACTGCAGAGATTGTGAAGGATGTTGCAGCTGCTGTTAGTACCAATGTTCCTGACTCTCCAATAATTGGTTCACGGCCAGAAAGTGAAATGGGTACATCTAGTTTGGAAGTGAATTCACAGAAAAGTGAGCCAGATTCTGCTGGACATGAAATAGCCAACACAATGATGACATTTCTGCTTCCTCGAGCACTTCCTTTGATTAGGACATAcactagaaagaaaaagaatgatacAAAATCACCAGTAATATCCATCCACAATTCTCAGGATGAAAATAAGAAGATTGGCCTCTATCTTGACTCCACATCTG TCAGTGAGCTTGACAAGAATTCACTGCTCAGacagaaaaaggaaaatgcCAGTTCTCCATTTCGAGGTTGTGTTCCAGCATCTACAGCTTGTTCCCTTGCAGAAGCTATTGTCCCTGATAGTTTTGATAATTATGAAAGTGGATATACTCCAAGTCAGGGGTTAGCTCAGATTCTACAAGTAGCTGAAGTTGCTAAAGAAGATCATAGTGTTCAAGGTTTATGTACCTGCAGACCTGAAATCGTGGAGCCATCAAAGAGTGATAATTTAGAAGAAGCAGCTTGCAATGGTGAAACAG GAACAGAAAGAGAAAATGACTTCTTACCAAGAACACATAAATTTCTTCAAGCATCAAGAAAGGAAGTTAGTGGAAGCAAAAGCACTGGAGCAATTGTCACTGGGAGCTTAACTAAGATTCCACTTTCTGGTGAATCAATGATGCAACATGTTTCTTTATCTGAAAGTATCATCTGCAGAGATTTCAGAGATGATTCTGTTCCAGAGTCAAATACGGACATAAAAGCAATGCACACCTCACATTTCTTACAAGGGAGCTCTTCTAAGCAGTGCCAAATAGAACAATCTATATCTACTGATGAACCCCATATTGAAGGACGGTCCCTTAACTTCTACACAAAAGAAAGATCCACTAGTACCAATGGTGCACCTTTTTACTTGGCCTCCAGATCACAAGATGAAGAAATGGATCAGATGTTAGACCATATTCAAACTTCAAAGTTTCTTGATTCAACTGCAACTAATTCTGAAGGCAACTTGACTAAAATGTTGTCCAGAGACCAACAATCTGTCAGGTTTACTGGTCATCTGTTAGATAAGCAAAACCAGAAGATAATTTTTTCTGCTGACACCACTGAGAAAAAGGAGAACAATGAGAATGCAAACATGGAAGCCCAGCAAGATTTAAAGTCTGAGAGTGAAAGAAGTGGTGTTCTCAAGGTTATTGCAGGCTATGCCCATCCCATGCCAATTTCATCAGTGCTATTAAGAAGACAAGAAAATGAtctatatatttgtgttttatGTGGTCAACCATTGCATGAGGATAGAACTATTTTCATGTACAAGGCCCCAATGGAAGGAGAAGAAAAGGGGTGCCCTTCTTTTATTGGTCAGGTTTCTATACGTTTCCAATTTTCAGATGGTGCCTTTCGTGGAGAT ATTGAACTGGACAGTGCTGCTGTGCAGTTGACACCATTTGGGCAATCACTTGTGTTGTTCAATAGTGTAATAGCCCCAAGCTGCAG GGAGGGTGATATAAAGTGCCAGTGCTCATTATGTGCTTTGAACATTTTCGAGGAAAATGCAGTAAAGATTATGCAAATTAGAAATGGTTATCTCTCTCTCATTACTAAACTGAAAACGACGCTAAGGGTCTGTTGTATATTGGTGTGTCCACCTGATCACCTAGTTGCTGTGGAAGAAAGTGGAAAGCTGTACGTATGGGTCATGAATACAAATTGGAG TGCGGAGACAGAAAAACGCTGTTTGCTGCCACCCGATTGCCCACCCTTTTCTACAATGAAATTGAAAAGAATACCAAATTCTGCTAGTTTGGTTCTTGGGTACAATGGTTTCGGGGAATTTAGACTATG GGATATAAAGAAGTGCATGCTTGTGTCAAACTTTTCTGCTGCCAGTACTTCTGTTTTCCAATGTCTTCCGGTCAGTCTTTTTAGATGGCAAAGAAAATTCACCGCTCCAGCGGGGGTCACTGAAGAGATTATTAACGAAATAACAGATGTCACAAAGATGTCTTTCTTGGAAAAGTGTGACAATCGACCCTTCTGCTTATTAGAGGATAAAGATGTGGCAATCTGGGTTCTCATTTCAACTGCTCCTGATTCAAATTCGTCTGCTTATCAATCTAGTGACCAGCAGACTGATCCAGATCATTGGTGGAGGCTCGCTCTATTGGTTAATAACACAATGATCATGGGAAATTCTCTAGATCCAAG GGCTACTGCAATTGGTTATTCAGCTGGTCATGGGATTATTGGGAGAAGTGATGGATTGGTCTATACATGGGAACTAACTACAGGGAAAAGGCTCCAAACTCTGCATCACTTCAAAG ATGCAGCTGTGTCATCCATTGTCTCCGATAATTCTAGTCATCGTGCAGTGGCCATAGCCAGCGATGGAGGTCAGTTGCTGGTATATTTGCCATGTTAA